The window gatggtgccgagggtcagcgcatgcgcagatgaagctcttggATCAGAGCTCCTTCTGAGCACGCACCGCTCCGgggaccatttctttgaagcccggaccgcggacagactgggacactcgccaTACTAGCCTGCTACACCACACAACCACGGCAGtttccgctgccaccactgacctgccgctgGCACCACTGACaggccgccgctgccagcacagcctctgcctcctgtgaccctgccgctgccaccactgacaggccgccgctgccagcacagcctctgcctcctgtgaccccgctccaccaccgctgccgctcccctgtggtaagacaacaccggagtataagacggaccccttttttttttaaacattttttatctctaaattgggggtgcgtcttataatccagcgcatcttataaaacgaaaaatacggtaaatgtccTCTATCGGTTGTTCATATGATGTGgggggttttcgctgctttttcttTAAAATAGTGATAAAAAATGCATCATTTTTTTGGCCACAATGGTCAAGGATCATGGCACAAACAGAAGCGGTTTTATCacaattttaaaaatataaataggcCCCTAatatttagacaaaaaaaaaaaagcttcgttTGAGGTTTCTGCAGAGAAAGGGTTAAATCAGCGGTACCAAAGTTCACTCCAGACCTCAGTCTATTAATGGATCGTCATCGTCCTGGAACCGCAGCCGTGCAAACTGGCGAACGGAGGGCATCTTCTTCTTCAGCAGCATTAGTATTACACAGGTTAGAGAGGCCAGGACCAGGATGCCGCCCAGGACAATCCCGATGGCTTCTGGCACTTGGATGCACCACTTGTCGGTCAGGACGCAGTTGGTGGCGGACAAGGTGCCGTTGTTGGGTTCGGCATTTAGCCCGAGGATGTGGCACATCATGGGATAGATGTCCACGCTGTTTATTGTGCTCAACTTGACGCCCTTGTGGAAGGCAGGTCCGTGAGCGGCTAGGAAAGGGTGCATGCTACGCAGGCTGTTGTTATAGCCGTGATTTCCCACTGCAAGGTAAAAAAAGAATCATCAGGACACGATCACTAGGGCACCAACTTCAGGACGCCCAACCACCCTCAGGACGCCCAACCTCCCTCAGGACGCCCAACCTGCCTCAGGACGCCCAACCTGCCTCAGGACGCCCAACCTGCCTCAGGACGCCCAACCTGCCTCAGGACGCCCAACCTCCCTCAGGACGCCCAACCTCCCTCAGGACGCCCAACCTCCCTCAGGACGCCCAACCTCCCGCAGGACGCCCAACCTCCCTCAGGACGCCCAACCTCCCTCAGGACGCCCAACCTCCCTCAGGACGCCCAACCACCCTCAGGACGCCCAACCACCCTCAGGACGCCCAACCACCCTCAGGACGCCCAACCACCCTCAGGACGCCCAACCACCCTCAGGACGCCCAACCACCCTCAGGACGCCCAACCACCCTCAGGACGCCCAACCACCCTCAGGACGCCCAACCACCCTCAGGACGCCCAACCACCCTCAagacatgatgctgccgcccccatgtttcacagttgggaaggTGTTTCAAAGCTTCTTCCTCCTAACATTTTCCATATCATCCATGTGGAGAAGGGGCTGGGACGCCCAACCACCCGCACGATGCCCAACCTCCCTCACGACGCCCAACCTCCCTCACAACCCCCAACCTCCCACACGACCCCCAACCTCCCACACGACCCCCAACCTCCCACACGACCCCCAACCTCCCACACGACCCCCAACCTCCCACACGACCCCCAACCTCCCACAcgacatgatgctgccgcccccatgtttcacagttggaaaggtattcttaggcttcaaagcttctttcGCCTAACATTTTCCATATCATCCATGTGGAGAAGGGGCCGGGACGATCGCCCACCCACCCACACGACCCCAAACCTCCCACACGACCCCACACCTCCCACACGACCCCAAACCTCCCACACGACCCCAAACCTCCCACACGACCCCAAACCTCCCACACGACCCCAAACCTCCCACACGACCCCCAACCTCCCACACGACCCCCAACCTCCCACACGACCCCCAACCTCCCACACGACCCCCAACCTCCCACAcgacatgatgctgccgcccccatgtttcacagttggaaaggtattcttaggcttcaaagcttcttacTCCTAACATTTTCGATATCATCCATGTGGAGAAGGGTCCGGGACTCCTTGGCAGAGATTCTAGCTGTGTCAAATCTCCAAAACAAAACTATAGTTCTAACCTATATCCTCACACAAAAGCCACGTAGTATCTCCACAGTGGTGCCTGCCAAAAGTGTGATCAAGTCTTCCCCCCAGTGATCACAGCAAGATCCTCATTTGCTCCCAACAGTCCCAGCAGGAATTTCTCCCAACTATACCTCCCTTCGGTCACTCGGCTAACGTCACAGTGGTTAGCaagctggaaaaaaaaaacacagcccaCTGTGAACCTACACGACGGCATCCAGAGTTTGCACCCGACACTGAATGTATAAAGGGCAGGGACAAAAATCCAGTTGCTGGGGTATATCTTCTATCCCTGTGCCTTATTGGTCCCTGCAGATAAGCAGTCACAAAAAGATGTTTCTGAGCAGTCTATCACCTTTCCCCACCATGCACACTCATAGGAACTGAGAGTGCATGTATATAGGAGGAAAATGAAACAGAAATgacctgattgtgtcacaactacgGCACCCAGTAAACTATgtgacatcactgaaatcagggtctctaccctctacattatggtgctctcagatgaggtagcaaaaacctgattccTTTAAGGGATTAGAGGTGTGAACAATGTCTGAGACTTAAAGACAAAGGTGACGTCTTACAAGCTACGTCAGTGGACGCGTTCTGCACGATGGTCCAGCCCTCGTCAGCCACCAGGATTATGGGCTGTATACGACTGTTCTTCTTGTAGTGGTACTGATCCGGGATGTCTTCTTTCAGGTAGACCTTCATGTGTTCGCTGCAGTTTTTCAGCAGGTTGTAAACCTCATTCCGATCTAGAAAAAGAAATGAGATAAATATATTAGTTGTTTTAAGTCTctgaatatatatattatatacatataacacagatgcagcagagcccacCTTTAAGGGGCAATATGGCAGCAACCGGAGTCTGATCCACCAAGGTGTAGTTTCCTCGGCCGATACATTTATCCAGCGTAATGACTCGGTCCCTCGAGCACTGGGCCATTCCATGGTCACTGGTGATGATGACATTGACTGATTCCCAAAGCTTGGCCTCTTTAAGCTTGGCCACCAAGTATCCTATGTAACCGTCCACCGTTGTCAGTACTTTCGTCATATTTCCTTTGTCTTCGGGTCCGTAATGGTGTCCGCTTTTATCAGGTTCTTCAAAATACAAAGCTGCGAAGTTGATGGGGTCATTAGCTTTGGTGAACCACATGGTTATATTATCCACCCGTTCTGCAAAAGTCACGTTGGAATCGTAGGGTAAAAAGTCATTTATGGTGACGTTTTGGATTTGCACGTCAGACCCCGGCCACATGGCGGAGCCGCTCCTCCGTCCGGCACGCTGGTTTGTCACCCAGATAGGGGTTGCTTCGTTCCACCAGACCGGGTTGGTCTTGGAGCTAAAGCTGCCCACAGTGAAGGTCTGGTTAGTGTCCTTGTCATACATGGAGTTGGCCACAATCCCGTGGCTCTCGGCATAAAGACCGGTCACTATGGAGTAATGGTTAGGGAAGGTCTTCGTGATGAAGACGTTCTTCACCTCTCTCACCAGGATGCCGTCATCGATGAACTTCTGTAGATTGGGCAGTGAGTAGTTCCATAAATAGTCCGCTCTGAATCCATCAAAAGACACGAGGATCAACCGGGGGTAAGAAGAGTTACCAGAGGATTCCCCGGAGCACAGAGCGATGCTGTGTAGGAGGAACAGCACCAACACCAGAGGCCGCATCCTGAATGTCCTTCCGAGGAACAGTATCTGGAAAACAGCAATTCGGGTattttaggctttgttcacacagtgcggtgtttttttgcatgtttttttcattggtttaggctatgttcacacactgcatttttgcaaGTTTTATTAATTAGTTTTCGGCTATCTTCACACAGAGcactttttttgcatgtttttttcattggttttaggctatgttcacacagtgagcttttttgcatttttttcattagttttaggctatgttcacacagagtgAGCTTTTTTTTGCATGCTTCTTCACtgattttaggctatgttcacacagagcgcttttttttgcatttttttacattggttttaggctatgttcacacagagcaCTTTTTTGCAGGCTTTTTTCATtggtttaggctatgttcacacagtgcatttttgcaagttttatgctatgttcacacagggtttttttgcagtgtttttctgcATGATTTCTTCAATGTTTTTCTTAGGCTagatgtgcacattgagtatttggttgcagaaatttctgatcTTTATTATTAAATTCGTTAAAAGGTCCTCAACCAATAAAaccagacaaacaatacatatagAGTTTGGCCCCTCCAAACAAGGAGACACGTGTAGGCCAATAATTCAGCTATTACCGCTTTAGTGATTGAAAATTATCTCACCAGATGACTAGATGCTATCAACATCAAGAAAATCAGTAGTTATTGTTAATAAGTGATATATACCTTTGAGTCCTTTGTAAACTGACCCCTTGAGTGTGATATTGTTGTTTTGAATTGATATTAAACTGCCATAGTATATGGGTGACATACTCCTTATGTGGGGCTATTGTTCTCTACAAGTGTgtcttaggccaagttcacatttccgctaaaatgtatcagtcacaatccgctgctcttgtaaacaacggaatccgtttagcggattccgttgctcccatagacttgtatgagcagcggattgtgactgatgatgctgcgttgcaccctccgcccgactgatcagtcgtggaacgactgaccgccgggcgggaggagcgcagcatgtaacgttttttgatcagcgagatccgtcggatttcgctgcgcatgctctctggctccctgcacacgtcaccagctttggttggttacccgatatttaccctggttacggtgcaaggagccagcgctaagtggagtaggctcgtaaccaaggtaaatatcgggtgctttgctacccgatatttagtctgcttacgtgtgcagggaggccgacacttccccgctcggccccgccccctcccgcacatgtgtgtacacactcacacacacatatacactcacctgtccccagccatgcagaccgcagaactgccactgacatcctcagcgcctggccccgccccccgctcggctccgccccctcccgcattaagcatgtgtatacacacacacacactcactcacctgtcctgcagtccctgcggcactgacgtcctcagtgctgcGGCCccgctcgcccccccccccccccgaactccgcacacacgcacacaacggaatccgacaaagaattctgttctttgtcatccgttgtacagcgttgaacagcgtatcagtcacatgcgtcaagcgacgcatgtgactgatacaaaacaacggaaatgtgaacttagccttagtggttGTGGTGATATGGCTATTATCTGTGGGTATGCAGTATGCAGTCACCTAATAACTTGTGAAACTATTGGTTAAACCCACTCTCTTGAGGGGTAATAGTGTTCCAAACACAGGTTATATTCTATAAGTTTGTAATTTGGCACAAACAATACTTTCTGCAGGCTATTTAATAGTCACCTGAAGGAGGAGGATGATATCATGATGTTGTTTGCAGCGATAGCAAAGAAGGAACGCTGTTACGTTCTGTGCTGTGTCTGGGATATTGGATGTATCCGTCCCGGCAGTATGATATAGGGTCACGTGGTGCATGGGAGTGAGGACGGTGTCCGTCACCCTAGTAACCATGTAAACATTATGACGTGAATCACCCggccgcggtcatgtgaccggctggGCGGATACAATTCTGTATGCTATTGCAGCTTACCATCATGACGCCGATACCCGGCTGCGATCATGTGACCGGGTAGGCGGAAATAGCGGCAGACGCTCCTGCAGAGTGGGAGcatttaaggctctgtgcgcactagtgcgttttacctgcggatttacccgcggatttgccgcggaaatttcttgagaaatgtctgcaatctttgtgcagacatttcccagcaatttctatgaaaaaaacaaaatagctgtgcgcacttgtgcggatttttctcaagaaatttccttgagaagaatttctcgagaaactttcttgagaaaatgaacatgtccattatttccgcaggtaccctgcggatttcggcagtacagcctgcaaaaatccgcagggaaccacccgcgggaaaatcgcggcaattttacggctattccgcggcaaatctgcatgcggatttggtgcggattctttccggaggtccggaaatctttcactcccagaagtttctcaagaaattttcttgagaaacttcacatttctagtgcgcacatagcctaaaagtctggCAGTCAGCGGTGGCTCTTTTGACAAAGCAAGAAGCACGACCGCTCCTGCCACATGGTGAGTTAACTCTCTGCAGATATGCGTTATGAAGAATCCTCCAGACATGCTGGCACTCACTTCCATCGTTATATTTGTTTCAGCATGGTCAGGTGCTGGGTCCATGTTGTATGGGACCTGATTTGGATTCACCGTTTATATGACTCTGTGATGAGTCTGGGTCCACTGGTGAGTTTTTCtatatgtgattatgtaaattagCTGACATACTGACGCTTATTGCTGTTTTGTATGCAATTTTGTATGTTTTTCAGCATGCCTATTGGATATAACGGGCTCTTGATTTTATGAGACCCGGAATGGATTCTtaagctcccctgaagagttctttcagaatgaaacgcgtcgggaggtatatcctttatttataaggttctgccatGAGATGGTCTGAACCAATCAGAATTTGAATCATAAATCAATTGGTGAGATTAATCCAATTATTTTCTTGGACCTTGATGTTGATAAGCATCTAGTCATCTGGTGAGATAATTTTCAATCACTATAGCGGTAATAGCTGAATTATTGGCCTACACGTGTCTCCTTGTTTGGAGGGGCCAAACTctatatgtattgtttgtctggttttattgattgaggaccttttaatgaatttaataataaaggttaaattttaattggaGAATTCGGTACTTCAAAATTGCTAATTTCCCTTTGATATTTGATTAACAACCCATTGGCTAGagatgcagaaattcctgcatcaaatctgcatctcttggcaaaaaaaaaaggttgctgCGTTTTTGATATGTTTTCCATGCATTCTGGGGAGGAAAAAAAGCTGCAAACACACtaaagaattgacaagctgcagatttatctctgcagcaaatccgcaaggaaaaaaaaaaggcaacgtgcacaAAACGTGAGGTTTCTCATCGACTTTGCTgacataaggatttgcatgcagtttttgaCAAAACTGCAGTAAAAATGCATAATAAAAGCACGATAAAAACGTACTGTGTGCACATCGCCTGCAAATGCATCCTGATAAAAAGCTACTTTTTAGATGAAAAACGCAAAAAACGAAGAttcttttctgcaccaaaatctgcaaggagaaaatccgGCACTTCTGATTGGCATCAGGATTTGTTTGcagttgtgacaaatctgcactcaaaaacgcggcaaaaacgcaacgAGTGCACACAGTCTTACACTACCAGCAATAAAGCTCATGCACAAACGCTTGCTTTATTTTTTCCTGGCTGAAATatgcgtgtcaattctttcagcaattttactgctttttttttaccattgaaagcaGAGTGAAGAATTGCATCCGCGGTTTTAGCTGCTTTTTTGGTGAaagaaactaaagcgggctttacacgctacgattagtgatgagcgagcatgcttgttactactcggtactcgcacgagtatcactgtactcggtctactcggcggggaccgagtaatctcgcgatactcgtgctgtactcgtggtcttcatccctgcatgttggcgctcttttgagagccagccctcatgcagggattggctggcagaccactgcaatgccacagccctgttagttgtggaattgcagtgattggccggcctgcacagcgtgaccgagcctttataccggcgggcgcgctgtgctctgcacacagccatccagacagtcagtgcagggagagggtcgctgcttcagggaaaggtttgcggccctttatagctatttccgtagcagggctgcaaacagtgtgaccaaaagtccttctcaggactatcctagttgtatacaggcaggcagggtatagccaggtcggagtacagtagcagagtccttctcaggactattgttgctgtatacaggcagggtatagccaggttggaatacaggctagtgaccaaaagagtccttgtcaggactattgtagcagtatacaggcaggcaggcaggcaggcagggtatatagccattcctagtggtgaccgtataccagccttcatcatatctggggctggtgtacacagtctaaaacagtcctgatagtgtcagacttctcagcaattgtcgctcctaaaaacctgttaggttcttagtgcgtccgtgcttgcatttaaaaaccgcacgtgtgtgcctgtcggtggcagcgtacaggtgcacttgtgtgcgtttttaccaaactattatataacgcacaagtgtagtgtataatacacgtcagtcagcagtggctgatagtgtcagacttctcgtcattaatttttgctcctaaaacctgtgttaggttcttagtgcgtccgtgcttgcatttaaaaaccgcacgtgtgtgcctgtcggtggcagcgtacaggtgcacgatttgcacaaacttggatataacgcccaagtctagtgaatacacgtcagcacagcattgcaaaatccgcaagggcgttggcaaggaacaaggaagtggacgtgatggtggtgcaggcagaggccgaggtcgtgggcaagctctaattttgccacaacaaagggccacatctagtcgcttgcacgtcctgtcccaaattcttggggaccgcagcagtacaccgctcttgaaccaagaccagtgtcaacaggttgttagttggatagcggataatgcttccagtcagattggcaccaccacaaacactctgtcttccacacggtcaagtgtcagtagccgtgatactgcaccgcacatttcagaacctgatcctccttcctaccacaaggctgagtacacgtcctcggacattactgatcccacacttggacactcggaagagctgttcacgtttccattcgcacattctggcctctcgccagctcatgttgaagtgggtcatgaggagatcgtatgtacagatggccaaatatttgagcagccacgttctcacgaagttggcaacgtgtctcaacaaggggtggacgatgatgagacacaattgtcaggaagtcaggaggaggagcagggtgcggaagaggaagacgacatggtggatgatccagtaactgacccaacctggcaggaggatatgcagagcgaggacagcagtgcacagggggagggaggcgtagcatcccaacatgcAGTAAgaagtggctccaggcagaagtcaggcaaccgttccccggaacaacaacacgacacaaggtgcctgtacaaatgttaggtcttcccgagtctggcagttttttaagttggatccagatgattctaaaaaggccatttgcaacacctgccgtgccagcatcagcaggggtaccaaaactagcagcctgaccaccaccagcatgatcaggcacatgtcagccaagcacccgactttgtgggaagtacaacagagttgaggagcagtgcttgctaatgtcactgctacgtcttcgctggttgtgcatgcgagccaatcccctgtccatgctgcctgcgaacaagcctcctccggtcctgcacctgcagttgcctacgcagaaataacaccatcatcaagcacatccttgtcccaggcagcgcagcgttcagttatccattcagcaaacctttgaacgcaggcgcaaatacactgccaacgccccacatgccacagttctaaatgctaacatttcgcgactgcttgcgctggaaatgttgccttttaggctggtggagacagaagcattccgcgacctgatggtggcagctgtcccacgttactcggtccccagccgccactatttctcccggtgtgccgtccccgcgttgcataaccacgtgtcacaaaacatcacacgtgccctgaacaacgctgtttcacccaaagtccacctaaccacagacacgtggacaagtgcttgtgggcaaggccgctacatctcgttgacggcacactgggttaatattgtggaagctgggacccagtctgagcgagggacggaacacgtccttcccacaccaaggtttgcaggccctacctcagtcagggtttcacccacactctacagctccggaatgtcatgctcttcagcctcctcctcctcctgcgcatcctcat is drawn from Anomaloglossus baeobatrachus isolate aAnoBae1 chromosome 3, aAnoBae1.hap1, whole genome shotgun sequence and contains these coding sequences:
- the ENPP4 gene encoding bis(5'-adenosyl)-triphosphatase ENPP4: MRPLVLVLFLLHSIALCSGESSGNSSYPRLILVSFDGFRADYLWNYSLPNLQKFIDDGILVREVKNVFITKTFPNHYSIVTGLYAESHGIVANSMYDKDTNQTFTVGSFSSKTNPVWWNEATPIWVTNQRAGRRSGSAMWPGSDVQIQNVTINDFLPYDSNVTFAERVDNITMWFTKANDPINFAALYFEEPDKSGHHYGPEDKGNMTKVLTTVDGYIGYLVAKLKEAKLWESVNVIITSDHGMAQCSRDRVITLDKCIGRGNYTLVDQTPVAAILPLKDRNEVYNLLKNCSEHMKVYLKEDIPDQYHYKKNSRIQPIILVADEGWTIVQNASTDVALGNHGYNNSLRSMHPFLAAHGPAFHKGVKLSTINSVDIYPMMCHILGLNAEPNNGTLSATNCVLTDKWCIQVPEAIGIVLGGILVLASLTCVILMLLKKKMPSVRQFARLRFQDDDDPLID